One genomic segment of Myxococcota bacterium includes these proteins:
- a CDS encoding metal-dependent hydrolase, producing MNPVSHGLVGWLTAEVTPLPRRDRGWILLAGLLPDLDGAGILVDFATGTHPSAGLYAAYHHVVAHNLFFGVALSLAVACVAERRAVTAALAFVSFHLHLLGDLVGSAGPGRSLWTLSYLFPFSDRPFVWQGQWELNAWPNLLITALLLVAVGFIAVRRGRTPLEWVSQRADAALVAALRRRFGA from the coding sequence GTGAACCCGGTCAGCCACGGTCTCGTCGGTTGGCTCACCGCCGAAGTGACGCCCCTTCCGCGCCGCGATCGCGGCTGGATCCTGCTCGCCGGCCTGCTCCCCGATCTCGACGGCGCGGGCATCCTCGTCGACTTCGCGACCGGGACGCACCCGTCGGCGGGTCTCTACGCGGCCTACCACCACGTCGTCGCGCACAACCTCTTCTTCGGGGTCGCGCTGAGTCTGGCCGTCGCCTGCGTCGCCGAACGCCGGGCCGTCACCGCGGCGCTCGCGTTCGTCTCCTTTCATCTCCATCTGCTCGGCGATCTGGTCGGCTCGGCGGGACCGGGACGCTCGCTGTGGACGCTCAGCTATCTCTTCCCGTTCTCGGATCGCCCCTTCGTCTGGCAGGGACAGTGGGAACTCAACGCGTGGCCGAACCTGCTGATCACGGCGCTGCTCCTGGTGGCGGTGGGATTCATCGCGGTGCGACGCGGTCGCACGCCTCTCGAGTGGGTGTCGCAGCGAGCAGACGCCGCGCTGGTGGCGGCACTGCGCCGCCGTTTCGGCGCGTGA